Below is a genomic region from Candidatus Neomarinimicrobiota bacterium.
CACGGCTACGAGCTCCCCCCGATAGCCGCCATCGATCAAACCAATGGAATTGGCCATCCTCAAGGGAGTTATTGCAATAGAGGACCGGGGCATAAGCAAATAGGCCCGACCGTCCTCTGGTTCACACTGGATACCCAGATGGATGGCCTTGGTCTCCCTTCCCTCGAAAGTCTGATCCTTGACGATGAACAAATCCAGCCCGGCATCGCCGAGGTGGTAATGGCCATGGTTGACATAGAGCTGCCGAACGCTGTCAGTAAGCGGTTTGATGTACAACTTCATGGAATGGCAGTCGGATGTTAAGGCGGGTAATCCAGTCAAATACAGGAAAAAAATAACTCGGACGCAACGAGCGGCTTCGGCTCAGTTGGCCCAGCCTGAACCACTGAGCTTGAATCAGCCCACGCTTTGAAATGCCACTATTCTCTCCTATTTTTTAGCCCATTATAAAGAACTCAAACTTTATGCGGACGCTGATCATTACCCTGCTCCTGGTCTTTATGACAATCGATATTGCCCAGGGCCAGACCGAGAGGTTTGTCGAGGCAGCCAAATTTCCCCAACCACCGGTAATCGATGGCCATGTCGACGAAGCGGTGTGGCAGCTGGCCGAACCGATCGAGGGATTCATCCAATTCGAACCGGAGCATGGTCAACCCTCTCCCCTGCGTACTATCGTGTATATCGGCTACAGCAACGAAGCCCTCTATGTCGCTTTTATCTGCGTCGATCCGGAGCCGGAAAGGATTGCCGCCGCTATTATAAAACGCGACGGTGAACTTGATGATGACGATGCTGTTGTCATCATGCTCGACACTTTCGACGACAATAGTAATTGCACCTATTTCATGACCAACAGTCTCGGCACGCAAGCCGACGGAAAGGTCGCTGACAATGGCCGCTCCAATGACGAAAATTGGGACGCTGCCTGGCTCTCCGCTGCCGCTCGAATCTCAGAGGGCTGGACGGCCGAATTCGCCATCCCCTTCCACATCCTAAGGTTTCAGGGTGGAGCAGGTCGCACCTGGGGGCTGAACCTCGGCCGCTACTATCCCAGACGTCTTGAGGAGAGTTACTGGCTCGGACCTCTGGAGGACGAGTATCGTGTCGCTCAATTCGGAGATTTGACCGATCTGGACCTCCCGGCTTTGGTCAAGCGCTATGAGATTATCCCCTACGCC
It encodes:
- a CDS encoding dUTP diphosphatase — encoded protein: MKLYIKPLTDSVRQLYVNHGHYHLGDAGLDLFIVKDQTFEGRETKAIHLGIQCEPEDGRAYLLMPRSSIAITPLRMANSIGLIDGGYRGELVAVCDNIKDVPYTVHRGDRLFQLVALDGSGVEYELCEELSATTRGSGGFGSTGG